Genomic DNA from Quadrisphaera setariae:
CCGCGCAGGAGGCTGCGGAACCCCGTCGCCGACCGCCACCTCGGCGCTCGCGGGGGTCTCGTCCACGCCCCTCATCGTACCGACAGGCGTTCGATCCTTCAATATCAAGAAGCCTCTGACCTGCACAGAGGACCGTGATCGCCGGTGCTCGGAGATCGCCCTGTGCGACGGTAGTGGTCACCACCGACAGTCCTCAGGTGTGCGCCCCGCCCTCGCGCTCCCGCTGACCCGACGTACTGTGGCGATCGTGGACCGCCGGATCCTGGGTCTGGAGACCGAGTACGGGGTCACCTGCGCCGCGGACGGCCAGCGCCGCCTGTCCGCTGACGAGGTCGCCCGCTACCTCTTCCGCAAGGTCGTCTCGTGGGGGCGGTCGTCCAACGTCTTCCTCCGCAACGGCGCCCGCCTCTACCTCGACGTGGGCTCCCACCCCGAGTACGCCACCCCCGAGTGCGACGACGTGCGCCAGCTCGTCATCCACGACCGCGCGGGCGAGCGGATCCTCGAGGGCCTCACGGTCGACGCCGAGCGCCGCCTCGCCGAGGAGGGCATCGGCGGGGAGGTGTTCCTCTTCAAGAACAACACCGACTCCGCCGGCAACTCCTACGGCTGCCACGAGAACTACCTCGTGCCCCGGGCCGGGGAGTTCTCCCGCCTGGCCGACGTCCTCATCCCCTTCCTCGTCACCCGCCAGGTGCTCGTGGGCGCGGGGAAGGTCCTCCAAACGCCCCGCGGCGCGGTCTACTGCCTGTCCCAGCGGGCCGACCACATCTGGGAGGGCGTCTCCAGCGCCACCACGCGCAGCCGGCCCATCATCAACACCCGCGACGAGCCCCACGCCGACGCCGACAGGTTCCGCCGCCTCCACGTCATCGTCGGCGACTCGAACATGTCCGAGACCACGACGATGCTCAAGACCGGCGCCGTCGACATCGTCCTGCGGATGCTCGAGAGCGGCGTCGCCGTGCGCGACCTGTCCCTGGAGAACCCCATCCGGGCCATCCGCGAGGTGAGCCACGACACCACCGGTCGCCGGATGCTCAAGCTCGCCAACGGCGGCGAGGCCAGCGCTCTGGAGGTGCAGGAGGAGTACCTCGAGCGCGCCAAGACCTTCATCGACGAGGAGGGCGTGCGCAACAGCACCGACAAGCGCGTCCTCGACCTGTG
This window encodes:
- the pafA gene encoding Pup--protein ligase, encoding MDRRILGLETEYGVTCAADGQRRLSADEVARYLFRKVVSWGRSSNVFLRNGARLYLDVGSHPEYATPECDDVRQLVIHDRAGERILEGLTVDAERRLAEEGIGGEVFLFKNNTDSAGNSYGCHENYLVPRAGEFSRLADVLIPFLVTRQVLVGAGKVLQTPRGAVYCLSQRADHIWEGVSSATTRSRPIINTRDEPHADADRFRRLHVIVGDSNMSETTTMLKTGAVDIVLRMLESGVAVRDLSLENPIRAIREVSHDTTGRRMLKLANGGEASALEVQEEYLERAKTFIDEEGVRNSTDKRVLDLWERGLRAVREGDLSLVDRELDWVIKLKLVERYRARHGLALSDARVARLDLAYHDVSRTRGLYNLLAARGMVERVSSDIEVFEATSVPPQTTRARLRGDFVRTAQEKRRDFTVDWVHLKLNDQSQRTVLCKDPFRSVDERVERLIASM